One genomic region from Clarias gariepinus isolate MV-2021 ecotype Netherlands chromosome 20, CGAR_prim_01v2, whole genome shotgun sequence encodes:
- the LOC128508801 gene encoding chitin synthase chs-2-like: MHEDRKEPRANQAWDAARESPIIEDEQKPRKCLSFIQIFTCSFVGILVFGLAFLSKTSLLLLIKLCSSESKTINTKPYAFLFIGCLLIAPSVLLFIKSIWKMTFKDSKTPSAQTLLWIVLVETLVALGSSVLTLAAMPQFDIFTNVMLLNGIATLSALLQVVGNAVAHGRRRFIATSLAALLLLLAGFCLFAVNYLSQLNGNRSMILFVGLAIGGTLLVSLNWWENYAMLFRIVFFQNTIRDIKSSSNLVNIVASTVRIIVTFTVLGAYVKLSGQDWSSVLSVNSFDKTLVLSLFAIQVLASALCRYMAVIACKMHAVRRSFILPMIFTSPAVLGAFFLFVWIPFANVRQQTYQTFTVYCNSNNFSVGGSVNATLGRLMSDVTHDLCGLIANKNESTVGFALLGSSLVSWWLGLVLCTLYIWFLNTERIARTKDLFVRNLYEAAFIDQSMLLNSKFEIVLQPRHVREKEKVTIYLCATMWHETADEMLKMIISMFRLDKFRPKKNKFNDVVFESHIYFDDAFLTNNKDNEDKWRVNEYAETLVQVIKEVYLIFTEDNKSAFRDRKELPNQKIFRTPYGCRVQYTLPHGNILFVHFKNKIQIRHKKRWSQIMYMYYLLGWRLHKNYYVMYKQGEVHLSNIEDQLQKAKENTYILALDGDTDFQPSAVMLLVDRLRLYPEVGAACGRIHPTGTGPMVWYQKFEYAVGHWLQKTAEHVFGSVLCSPGCFSLMRAEALMSDNVMKRYTTKATEAGHYLQYDQGEDRWLCTLLLQQGWRVEYNAASDSYTNAPQEFKEFYNQRRRWGPSTMANTLDLLSSGSITVKLNKSISGPYILYQTITMAASILGPATVCLMIAGSLKFVFNIDANVALLIAVVPPVIYLFLCYYLGQAKSDLQIKIAAFMSIVYACLMTATILAIIGDMVKQDTFVTPAGLFFIGIVIMYISTALLHPHEFHLAIFGLLYFICIPSGYLLLAIYSMVNMNNVSWGTRESASQTGGSQNDTRKNIKCQKLLKLCGYNLEIQLNKEEKVIHVLPENATQITPLNPENKEPDQSTKPQLPDTEEGDFIKQLKESSGELNLYEHTLNTEEEGFWNDLIEQYLKPLKTDQKKEERIKEDLKDLRNKANFVFFICNLLWLVATFFLQIIGTSVNIQIPKVYANGTVDANTPLYIDPIGLMFLISFAGLLIIQYFAMLWHRVQTFIHFIAYNGTEAEVNRKARKHSEAVLATFSEENNFL; this comes from the exons ATGCATGAGGATCGGAAGGAACCCCG GGCCAATCAGGCCTGGGATGCTGCTCGGGAATCACCTATTATTGAAGATGAGCAAAAGCCTCGCAAGTGTTTGAGCTTTATTCAAATTTTCACATGCAGTTTTGTGGGAATCTTGGTTTTTGGGCTAGCCTTTCTCAGCAAA ACTTCTCTATTGCTGTTGATAAAGCTTTGCAGCAGTGAATCAAAAACCATAAACACCAAACCTTATGCTTTCCTCTTCATCGGGTGCCTTCTGATTGCTCCAAGTGTTTTACTGTTCATCAAAAGCATTTGGAAAATGACTTTTAAAGATTCAAAAACTCCATCCGCCCAAACTTTGCTATGG ATTGTTTTGGTGGAAACTTTGGTGGCTCTTGGATCTTCAGTTCTTACCCTGGCTGCTATGCCCCAATTTGACATCTTTACCAACGTGATGCTTCTGAATGGCATTGCCACATTATCAGCCCTGCTGCAGGTGGTGGGAAATGCAGTCGCACATGGAAGGAGACGTTTTATTGCAACTTCGTTAGCTGCTCTCCTTCTCCTACTTGCAGGTTTTTGCCTTTTTGCTGTAAACTACCTCAGTCAGCTGAATGGAAATCGGAGCATGATACTGTTTGTGGGTTTAGCCATAGGAGGCACTCTGCTGGTCTCTTTGAACTGGTGGGAGAACTATGCCATGCTGTTCCGCATCGTCTTCTTCCAGAACACAATCCGTGACATCAAAAGTTCCAGTAACTTAGTGAATATTGTGGCTAGCACAGTGCGAATTATTGTGACTTTCACTGTCCTTGGAGCTTATGTGAAGCTCTCAGGTCAGGATTGGTCATCAGTGTTGTCAGTCAACAGCTTTGACAAAACCCTCGTCTTGAGCCTCTTTGCTATTCAGGTTCTGGCTTCAGCTCTGTGTCGATACATGGCTGTGATTGCATGCAAAATGCACGCTGTGCGCCGCAGCTTCATTCTTCCCATGATCTTCACATCTCCAGCCGTGTTGGGGgcctttttcttatttgtttggATTCCCTTTGCAAACGTGAGGCaacag ACTTATCAAACATTTACAGTCTACTGTAACAGTAATAACTTCTCTGTGGGAGGCTCAGTGAATGCCACCCTGGGACGGTTGATGAGTGATGTAACTCATGATCTGTGTGGGCTAAtagcaaataaaaatgagtcTACAGTGGGTTTTGCCCTGCTTGGATCATCTTTGGTAAGCTGGTGGCTCGGCCTGGTGCTCTGCACACTCTACATTTGGTTCTTAAACACTGAACGCATTGCCAGGACAAAGGACCTGTTTGTGCGCAACCTTTATGAAGCAGCGTTTATTGACCAGTCTATGCTCCTGAACAGCAAGTTTGAAATCGTGCTTCAGCCAAGACATGTCAG GGAAAAGGAGAAGGTGACCATCTACCTCTGTGCAACCATGTGGCATGAGACTGCAGATGAAATGTTGAAGATGATCATCTCAATGTTCAG GCTGGACAAATTCCgaccaaagaaaaacaaatttaatgaTGTTGTTTTCGAGTCTCACATTTATTTCGATGATGCTTTCTTGACAAATAACAAGGACAATGAGGACAAGTGGCGTGTCAATGAATATGCCGAGACCCTGGTGCAAGTCATCAAAGAAGTTTATCT CATATTCACGGAGGACAACAAAAGTGCATTTAGGGACAGAAAAGAACTTCCTAACCAGAAAATCTTTCGGACTCCATATGGCTGCCGTGTGCAGTACACGCTTCCCCATGGCAACATACTGTTTGTTCACTTTAAGAACAAAATACAGATCCGCCACAAAAAGAGATGGTCTCAG ATCATGTACATGTACTACCTGCTTGGCTGGAGGCTGCACAAGAACTACTATGTCATGTATAAGCAGGGGGAAGTGCATTTATCAAATATCGAGGACCAACTACAG AAAGCCAAAGAGAACACATACATTCTGGCTCTAGATGGAGACACAGATTTCCAGCCTTCAGCTGTCATGCTATTAGTGGATCGGCTCAGGTTGTACCCTGAAGTGGGAGCTGCTTGTGGCAGGATCCATCCCACTGGCACAG GCCCTATGGTGTGGTATCAGAAGTTTGAGTATGCTGTGGGTCACTGGCTCCAAAAGACAGCTGAGCATGTGTTCGGATCTGTGCTGTGCAGCCCGGGCTGTTTCAGTCTGATGCGTGCAGAGGCACTAATGAGTGACAATGTTATGAAGAGATATACAACGAAAGCAACTGAAGCTGGGCACTATCTACAGTATGACCAGG GTGAGGACCGCTGGCTGTGCACACTGCTCCTGCAGCAGGGATGGCGAGTGGAGTACAACGCTGCATCTGACTCATACACCAATGCTCCACAGGAATTCAAGGAGTTTTACAACCAACGGCGGCGCTGGGGCCCGTCCACCATGGCCAACACTCTGGACCTTCTTTCCAGCGGCAGTATCACTGTGAAACTGAACAAGTCCATTTCAGGGCCCTACATTCTGTACCAGACTATCACCATGGCCGCCTCTATCTTGGGACCAGCTACAGTTTGCCTCATGATTGCAG GAAGCTTAAAATTTGTCTTCAACATAGATGCCAATGTTGCTCTTTTGATTGCTGTCGTTCCTCCTGTAATCTACCTATTTCTCTGCTATTACCTTGGGCAAGCAAAATCAGACTTACAAATCAAAATTGCTGCCTTCATGAGTATAGTCTATGCTTGTCTAATGACAGCAACCATCTTGGCTATTATAG GGGACATGGTAAAGCAGGACACTTTTGTGACCCCGGCTGGCTTGTTTTTCATTGGCATAGTCATCATGTATATTTCTACGGCTCTCCTTCATCCTCACGAGTTCCATCTTGCTATATTTGGCTTACTTTACTTCATCTGCATTCCGAGTGGATACCTGCTGCTGGCGATTTACTCCATGGTCAATATGAACAACGTGTCCTGGGGCACACGCGAATCTGCCAGCCAGACCGGCGGATCTCAAAATGACACGCGGAAAAATATCAAGTGTCAGAAACTGCTGAAATTATGTGGCTACAATCTGGAGATTCAACtgaacaaagaagaaaaagtgatACATGTATTGCCAGAAAATGCAACTCAAATCACACCTTTGAACCCTGAGAACAAAGAGCCTGACCAAAGTACAAAACC acaattGCCTGACACTGAAGAAGGAG ATTTTATTAAGCAGTTGAAAGAAAGTTCTGGAGAACTTAACCTCTATGAGCACACGCTTAATACG GAAGAAGAAGGGTTTTGGAATGACCTTATTGAGCAATACCTAAAGCCATTAAAGACTGATCAGAAAAAGGAGGAAAGAATCAAAGAAGATCTGAAAGACCTACGCAACAAG GCaaactttgtgttttttatctGCAATCTTCTGTGGCTTGTGGCCACTTTCTTCCTGCAAATCATTGGCACCTCAGTGAACATCCAAATTCCAAAAGTTTATGCCAATGGAACTGTTGACGCTAACACACCGCTTTATATTGATCCAATTGGCCTGATGTTCCTCATCAGTTTTGCAGGCCTTCTTATTATCCAGTATTTTGCTATGCTGTGGCACAG agtACAGACATTTATCCACTTCATTGCTTACAATGGGACTGAAGCTGAGGTTAACAGGAAGGCGAGGAAACACTCTGAGGCAGTGCTCGCCACATTcagtgaagaaaat aattTTCTTTAG
- the irf1a gene encoding LOW QUALITY PROTEIN: interferon regulatory factor 1a (The sequence of the model RefSeq protein was modified relative to this genomic sequence to represent the inferred CDS: inserted 1 base in 1 codon; deleted 1 base in 1 codon), producing MNKKLCPLNSSACLFACTKQHSKQEDKEGGQNCSRLWRRTXNSKMHQGRLRLRPWLEEQIKSGRYPGVVWLDEPAQVFQIPWKHAARHGWNIDKDATLFRNWAIHTGRYKPGIDKPDPKTWKANFRCALNSLPDVQELRDKSIKKGHNAFRVYILLPNSKLPKKRKDVFWKYKEEDGRGVAPEMFAKNCYSLPSVKEEHPATYCCSPANITTTAHEGQVNAMEDHEQTEAVLKIVDHLQNTDHWSPVHEHERGWRPANSWMEGLYQSVDFANYAFQADWHNMTSQFV from the exons ATGAACAAGAAGCTATGC CCACTAAATAGTAGTGCCTGTTTGTTCGCCTGCACAAAGCAACATTCTAAGCAAGAG GATAAAGAAGGAGGGCAAAATTGCAGTCGTCTGTGGAGAAGGA AAAATTCAAAGATGCACCAGGGTCGCCTGCGTTTACGGCCATGGCTGGAGGAACAGATTAAGTCTGGGAGATATCCTGGAGTTGTATGGCTAGATGAA CCTGCTCAGGTCTTTCAGATTCCATGGAAACATGCCGCTCGGCATGGCTGGAACATAGACAAGGACGCCACTTTGTTCCGAAACTGGGCCATCCATACAG GACGATACAAACCTGGAATAGACAAACCAGATCCCAAGACTTGGAAAGCCAACTTCCGCTGTGCTCTTAACTCCCTGCCAGATGTCCAAGAGCTTCGTGACAAAAGCATCAAGAAAGGCCACAACGCTTTTAGAGTCTATATTCTACTTCCCAACAGCAAATTGCCAAAGAAGAGAAAAG ACGTTTTCTGGAAGTATAAGGAGGAGGACGGCAGAGGAGTTGCTCCTGAGATGTTTGCTAAAAACTGCTATTCATTACCATCAGTGAAAGAAGAACACCCAGCCACTTACTGCTGTTCCCCAGCCAATATCACCACGACAGCACATG AAGGCCAAGTAAATGCTATGGAAGACCACGAGCAGACAGAAGCAGTGTTAAAG atAGTAGACCACCTACAGAACACAGACCACTGGAGCCCTGTGCATGAGCATGAAAGAGGCTGGAGACCTGCAAATTCCTGGATGGAGGGTCTTT atcaATCAGTGGATTTCGCCAACTACGCCTTCCAGGCAGATTGGCACAACATGACAAGTCAATTTGTCTGA